The DNA segment tgcacttacttttgtagtgacgatcgtttcgacctgttgttggtcacagttcgaaacgatcgtcactacaaaagtaagtgcatattcacttcaaaagttttttaaaattcaagtttaattttaacagtgaaaaagtatggatatacaacagagtaatCACGCCGAGAGGAGAAAATGGATCCATGCATACAGGAACACTCATATCAAGGTTATGAAAACATCCCTTTCCATATCATTCAACCAGTTTTGTTTACACAATAACATTATTCCCAACTATGCAAAAATCagtataaaaaatcaaaactcCCCTgctcaaaaaactaaaaaacaAGCTCAGAAACTGTACATTAAAAACATCATTCAACATTTGTACAAACAGAAAGATAACCTCAACCAGAAAGCATACCATCTTCATTTAAAACTGAGTTCAGAACTACATCATGATATAGAATTTAAAGAAATATTATCttacaatcaagaaattatagatTCTATGAAAAACAAGTTGAAAGCCAAACACAACCTTAAACTAACTCAACTTATGAATACCCGGAACCCAACTGTAACATCCACacataattttcacaaaagaaCAATCAACAACACTGAAATAGAattcacaaaaacaaaaattaaattactaGACAAAGGATTGAAACACAACATCAAAACAAACAATCCTAATTCAAAATCCCAATTATTCAATACCATAATAGACACAGAAACTGCAATACAAAACACTACCCTACCTGACCAAGAATAATTGAGACAGGACATAACAAGAAACAGAAACAATTTCAGCCCTCAGAAAAAACCAATCCAGAACACATGATATTGAAAAGCATAAAAAACAAGCAGAAACAACACAACCTAGTCATCACTAATGCTGACAAAGGCAACATCACAGTTATAATGCATAAAGCAGACATAGACCTGAAAGTAGACAAATTCATCAATGACAATAACATAGTCAAACTCTCAACTGACCCAACTCACacatatcaaacaaaaataaaagatgCCATCAACCAAACCAAGCACATAATCCCAAACAACCAGGAAAAGTTTCTCAAACAAATCAACCCACAAGCACCCAGACTCAACGCCCTCCCAAAAATACACAAACAAGATGTACCAATAAGACCACTGATCAATCACACAACAGTACCTGCCCACAAACTAGCCAAATTACTAGATACCAACATAACTTTTCATAATCATACTGCAGTGAAAAACAACATTGATCTCACCACAAAACTTCAGAAAATCCAAATACCACAAAACTCCACAATAGCTTcactagacatttcaaatttatacaccAATGTACCAATTCCCGAAACTGTAAAATTCCTTAAAACAATGCTAGAACAGAATAATACACCACATGAACATATCAATGAAATTGTAAATCTCACTAACCTAGTCACCTCACAGAATTACTTCTGTtacaataacaaatattatttccaGCCAAACGGTCTCCCCATGGGGAGCCCCATTTCTTGCATTTTAGCTGAGATCTTCATCCACAACATTGAACAAAAACACATTCTCAATCAGTTTGACAGAATCATCAGCTGGTttagatatgttgatgatattttaattttatacaaagGAAACACCagacaaactgaaatatttcactccaaactgaacaaaatacaccCAAACTTGCACTTCACCATAGAACTGGAAAACAATAGTACAATCAATTTCTTGGACATCACCATATTTAAACAAAACCATACTttcagaacatttaaaatattcaggAAACGTACCACAACTGACACAGTAATTCACAATACCTCCAACCACCCAACCCAACATAAACTTGCAGCTTTCCACCACATGATCAACAGACTATTGAATATCCCCATGAcacaatttgattacaatcaaGAGCTCAACACGATCAAATTCATTGCCCAACAAAATGGATACTCATCCACTCTAGTCGACAACCCACTccacaaaataagaacaaaatcatcaaccaaaaataatatgaaaaatgaccaaaaattcatcacactcacatactacaacaaaaaatcacagaaaataGCATCATCTTTTAAGAAACTCAAATACAGAATTGCCTTTAAAGCAACAAATTCtctgagaaaacattttcaaaattaccaAACAAACAGAGATTTGAGCAACCAGGCATCtacaaattgaaatgtaatGATTGTAGTAAACTGTATATCGGACAGACTGGACGTGACTTTCAGACAAAGAGCACATCAGAGCCATTAATAAACCACATAGCCACTCAAACTTTGCTGACCATATTATATCAACAGACCACACATACACCGACATCGCCACCAATCTTGAAATCCTCCATATCTCacaaaaaagcagaaaactcaatgtattggaacaatacgaaatctacaaccacacaaaacagtctcctaaatgatcaaataaatttctcttcccacacactctttgacaaaatattccacagttcaaaattaccgcctcactaagtatccaccaactcaacccccaccacaacctatcccaccaccttcatcccttaccactCATAGCCTTGTTATCTGAgtgaattcccacagtctgatgatgaccaacaacaggtcgaaacgatcgtcactacaaaagtaagtgcatattcacttcaaaagttttttaaaattcaagtctCATATATTTCTTGTCATTGTTTGTGATTGCATATAAAGCTTCACTGACAATACATAATACACAAAAGTAATCGACGAGTGTGACATATAGCAACAATACATGAAATCAGTAGATAGTAAAAATGCAGTTTTAATATTAAACTGATAGTGTATTATTGAGAAAGCAATGAGTGGTATTGTTATCATTCCTGATGTTTCTATTGGCTATCAATATCCTATATTATTGAACGATCAATTTCTGTTTTATATGTTTAGttgtatattataattatatttatgtatgtgaccggatctcgaaaacagctctaacgattctcacgaaatttggaacatagtagctttatgatataaaaattcgattgcactaggtctcatccctgggaaaactcgatgaaggacatgaaaatgataacaattattcatcattggaaaaacagattataatttcgtcgtctgtcgataacagaagatgcgtgtgcctgtgtgggagatcagctgtgtaatcaatcagcttaccgtatcttgcaagaaatctagaaattttaatagactcgatcaaaataatctgatttgttgacatgacatgttatattataatattcaaagttaataattatttgacagttttaagtgattagtgagtgttattactttccttgccctattaccattggtaaggaaagtattactttccgaaaaaaattaaggtacccgaatttctaaatttctatacgtttcaaggtcccctcagtacaaaaaagtggtttacggaatgacttgaaatttggaacttaaggtccttcccctataaggatcctacacgaacaatttcgaacaaatccaattcaagatggcggctgaaatggcgaaaatgttgtcaaaaacagagtttttcgcgattttctcgaaaacggctccaacaattttgatcaaattcatacctaaaatagtcattgataagctctatcaactgccacaagtctaatatctgtaaaaatatcaggagctccgccacatCAATGcgaagtgtgattttagattcccgattatcaggcttcagatacaatttaaacaaaaaaatttaagtgaaaaagattgagtataaaaatctctacaattaatgttcagtgacattttcacctaaaattggaaataagctcgaaattctagaaaatttgtttatccaataaagcaaactgttggaaactgttggaaactgttgattctattaaatcattcactatgaagagatagcagactacgtgtgtctccagcgttattgtcctgtcaccagctggcagatctttgaatagtagattggAATGCGCGTGTACACTTGCGTTAGGtgttaaatttttataacggcaaggaaagttgtgtgagtgcgccacaccagatttttttgttattaaatttggtttgtaaacaatctaaattagaacttttctgttttcaaatatttggactgaaaattgattgaagtgtatggaacataacctactttttggaccatttatagtgtataaatcaaaatttggggaagaaacagtattgggctgtgcctgttagtccttccccaatcattttaaagaattgtgttctgtttatcaataaataaattacgagctcggtgccccgatatttgaagTGATATGATGATTGCAGGGTGAATTGGATGGTACATGTGGTCGTATAGTAGAGAGAAAAGTAGCATTTTTTGTGAAAGTGTTGACATTAAGCAGGACAACAATACAGGATTCGAATCAATTGACAAATTCATCCTATTAACAAGCACTGTTCTATTGCAATTCTATTTTAAAACGccaggacatgcatgataaacatgtttAGTTCCAATTTCATAACTACTCCTGtatttatcaaataatactATTCACCATTCATATTTTAATTACTTGTTCAATCTATTTCAACCACTTGACAATTAGCAGTCAGATTAATAAGTTTCTACAAATCTGTCAATATCTTATTTCTTATGTCACATTAGGAAAAGTGTTTGTAATGGGGAGTGTAATGATGTAGTATTAGGAAAAATTTACATTATGTGatcagaaaaataattattttgtatgatGACTTAGCAATCAAATGCTTGTTCCTAAACTCTTCTCTCATTTGATCATAGTACCACTGCTTGTGTATGAGCAGTGTTGTGATGTGAATATATTTGCAGATGGCGACAGTTGTTGTAAATAGCAGCCAAGAACCAGCGCCAGAGTGCAGCACTGCATTCGCTCCAACCGATAATGACTTCAGCCAACAACATTATTTAATCCCTGGCTACAATTTAATATTCATCAAAGAAGAAGGTAAGATATAACTGTGTCTTGTTAGtcatatcaaataaatgtatttgACAACACATACTTGAATCAAATAAGCTTTCAAATTAAGCTGAGAGATACTgttcaagaataataattattgaacaaaaatccaaattaaatgctgtaattcaccgcgaagacttctgctactgcaaatattgacaacagggtaaaaaggtagatggaaattcgatgagcgctactattcaaaaattatttgtcagcctggaaatcgaacccagtacctccaaattgccggtcaggaatgcttacccttaaacaaaactgacaatctctgtatagcagcgctcattttatatgaagccatagcggccatccagtctacagatggaaattactgagatattgcaattattcaaatgtattttccaTCTGTTCAAGAATTGTTTGTTGTATTTTCTCAAgtaatgttttatgtttatttttgtagattCCCAAGATTACATTTCAGAAGAAGTTGACTTTGGCGCAGTGAAGAGTGAAGCAGAAATGTGGCCTTCTATCAGCGGCACTGCCAATGCAACAGAAGTGGGTGGACTGGATCCACATTTAATCTCTCCAGTGGAAAAGTGCACTGAGCCAACTGTGGCTGACAAAGAGACCAAGCTCTACAGCTGTGCCGACTGCAGCTATAAAAGTCCATGGATTTATGATTTGAAGAGACACATTAGAACACACACTGGGGAAACACCATTCAGTTGTAACTTCTGTGACTACAAATGTGCTACTTCAGGTAATTTGAAAGTACATATCAGATCACATACAGGTGAAAAACCATTCAGTTGCAAATTTTGTGCCTATAAATGTAGTCAGAAATCTAAGTTGAAAttacatatcagaacacatacagatGAAAAACCATTTAGTTGTAACTTTTGTAACTACAAATGTGCTCAATCAAGTGTTTTGAAGATACAcatcagaacacatactggtGTAAAACCATTCAGTTGCGAATTCTGTGACTTTAAATGTAGTCAGAAATCTAATTTGAAAttacatatcagaacacatacagatGAAAAACCATTTAGTTGTAACTTTTGTGACTACAAATTTGCTACTTCAGCCCGTTTGAAAGttcatatcagaacacatacaggtgAGAAACCATTCAGTTGCAAattttgtgactataaatgtagTCAGAAATCTAATTTGAAAttacatatcagaacacatacagatGAAAAACCATTTAGTTGTAActtttgtgactataaatgtgctacTTCAGGCAATTTAAAAGTACATATAAGATCACATACAGATGAAAAACCATTTAGTTGTAActtttgtgactataaatgtgctacTTCAGGCAATTTAAAAGTACATATAAGATCACATACAGATGAAAAACCATTTAGTTGTAACTTTTGTGACTACAAATGTGCTACTTCAGACTATTTGAAAGttcatatcagaacacatacaggtgTAAAACCATACAGTTGCGAattttgtgactataaatgtagTCAGAAATCTAGTTTAAAATTACATCTCCGAACACATACAGATGAAAAACCATTTAGTTGTAActtttgtgactataaatgtgctacTTTAGGCAATTTGAAGAGGCACATTAGAACACACACTGGGGAAGAGGAAAAACATTAGTTTCAAACATACAGATGAAAAACCATTTAGTTGTAACTTTTGTGACTACAAATGTGCTACTTCAGCCCATTTGAAAGTTCATATCAGTACTCATACAGGTGTAAAACCATTGAGTTGCGAattttgtgactataaatgtagTCAGAAATCTAGTTTGAAATTACatctcagaacacatacagaTGAAAAACCATTTAGTTGTAACTTTTGTGACTACAAATATTCTACTTCAGGCAATTTGAAAGTTCATATCAGATCACATACACGTGAAAGACCTTTGGCAATTTGAAAGACCTCAGGCAATTTGAAAGTTCATTTCAGATCACATACACGTGAAAGACCTTTTAGTTGCGAATTTTGTGACCATAAATGTTCTCATTCAAATGATTTGAAGAAACACATCTGAAAACAATTTGAAAGACCTCAGGCAATTTGAAAGTTCATATCAGATCACATACACGTGAAAGACCTTTTAGTTGCGAATTTTGTGACCATAAATGTTCTCATTCAAATGATTTGAAGAAACACATCTGAAAACAATTTGAAAGACCTCAGGCAATTTGAAAGTTCATATCAGATCACATACACGTGAAAGACCTTTTAGTTGCGAATTTTGTGACCATAAATGTTCTCATTCAAATGATTTGAAGAAACACATCTGAAAACACACTGGGGGAAAGCCGGTGAAGAAAAAATTGTGAGATATTCATCTATACAATATGATAGTTTCCACTGAGTATAACAAGACCCATAGTGGgacaaaacaaaatagcactgtacatgaataaactataaattaacGTAAATCCAGAATTATGATTCGATAAactagaattatgaattatGTGACTTTTAGTGTTCTGATTTATGTACTTTGAAGTCATATAATATTAGAGCCCATACAGTTGAAAAGTAATTGAATAAGTAGTCTTAGTAGTTTTATTGACATTGTTTTGTTTCTCAGTCGATCAAGATTTGTGTGATTGGTTTCAGATTCTTGTGCActtgataatttattgtgacTTAATTGAGTAAATTCCAACTGAATAGGAGAGCAAAAGTACAATTGTATGCAAGTTGAGTCTATGTATTCTATCAGATTTACTTTTCTCTCCTTATATTAACTTATCCAGAAATATAAATTTGCAGAAATCAAAGCAACAAGTTGGTGAGTTTGTAATGCTTCATCCTTAAAACTTGGTCTTGCAAGGAGCTCTCCCACTCTCATTAAAGGAAAAGAATATTCATGCCTCTTCAATTGTAAATTCGTAAAATTCAAAGCAATCTACacataatatttttccaaattcaaattatttttttgcaatttcaTTCGTTTACAATATGATTTACAACATGTAAAGAATTTCTGCATTGTCACAATAATTCTACATAATTCAATTATATGAATCACAAATTAGACACTAAATCATTTGAATCACATAATAAGACACTAAATAAGTTTAGTAACTATTATAAAgctacattttttttttgaatccaATCAAGCCTTGTGTGTAGATAGGTTGGAGTTGGATCGAAGGGAGGAAAGCggtaaaaaattaaaatcatcaaaagtCATTCATCTAAAAACTCGCGAACCGAGTAATAAGTTCTATTTGTCAAATACTTTGAGATATTcttcttgaattgaaatttggaattaaaAACTTTCGTTTCGCTTAGAAAATTGtaagtaaatgtagtatttgTTTTCTATGGGAGAACATACGGTAGGctacctaatattcttcaagacACCAATGAGCCTCACAACTGTTATATGTCAGCTAAGTCCgccagtttatagtgttcttgTGGAATCATGTTTAATCTGAATAGTCATTATCAGACTCACTGTcatattgtcacgttattttttataattaaataacgattagcctcctgcttggcatcaataggtagagcatgaaaatattttaataattataaaaatcaggtcgtggtttttaataggatacagtctcataaaaatctttataggcccagatatgagcttccacaataatactgataatttatttaaaaaaaaaatatataaaaacttatcttatagtattgaggaataaaaataaatcgtaggcctacaccataaacaatttgatacatatattaacaaatatctcaaaaaataaatcagagcaaaaatatatagagcgacagaaatatatattataagacaaaacaataatcaaaatcaataaaatatcacaggctaatactattctttaagttttatagcacgaaacgctaccatgtgctttcatttttatgatcatatgcagttatttgcatgtagctgcgatatcagcttgctaatacttgtcgacttgtaCAATTCTATTTCGAATAAATTCTTAaatcagcatgataaattgacaaactagtaatccaaatatatacagggtgtttcagaagtagtgtcgagaattttagggtattgtacctggatgctaggagactacaaatgtcatatttgaagtgtccaaaactcagcggttatccttatagctgccattttgtttttttttcaattaaaaatttttatctcaagaacgaaatgttgtattgatctgaaatttggcatgaatatttatgctatgaagactcaactataaaaaaaaaaaaaatttttcgttgaaatttttcaaaatggcggccattttaaatttttgatggcgaatatctcgaaaaccgtccattttacagaaaatttacaagagacaaaaaagttagcaaattttttcacgattccaatgatacctaatttattaagattggtcgaagaataacagagaaattaatttttttcgtactgcatgcatgaccacttttcaccatttaaagatcaatattaattttttaattccagatgtatttaagatgaagctttgaaactcggtatggctccatatgggcaaacagatgattttacaatggttttcagatgataatgtttgtcttgtaaaagtattgttgtttcattaaaagtaaagaaccagatgtagtgcttgctatttcttagtctcacgtttcctaggtcttatttctatcttaaatttccagtttcaatattttcttacgttgcttctacacaaatatttaattattgtaatggaatttagttcgctggagtacaccgatattcacttcatgtatggagcagctcttggcaatgcgaccgaagcaagaagaatgtatgcagctgcatttccaaaccgccgtctcccttccgacaaggtgttcacaagaactcacaatcggctgagagaagttggttcatttgaacggaacagggtaattgctggtaggcctcgagcagttcgaaatgttgcttttgaagaggaagtattgcagaaattcgatttcaatcctagaacgagtacgagagcagttgcaaagcaaatcaattcaagtgcttcttctgtgtggcgtgtactaaacaaggaaagacttcaccccttccgctttcaaaaagttcactcattggttgaacgcgactatgagccaagagtaaactgtgcccgttggtttcttcagcaagacattatccaaccaaattttctagaaaatgtgttatttaccgatgagtccagctttacaagagaaggaatcttcaactctcgcaacagtcacgtctgggccttagacaatcctcatgaggtcaaagtgcgtggttatcagcatagattttcgctgaatgtttggacgggtatcttaggtaatcgcgtgattggaccatacattcttcctaatcgtctgaattctcccacgtacattacttttttaagagacatactaccagaacttttggaagatgtgcctcttgcaaacagatataatatttggtttcaacatgatggtgcccctgctcatttcggaaatgttgttacggactttctgaacatgacctatcgtcagcggtggattgggcggggtggaccagtaccgtggcccgcacgttcacctgacctcaaccctttagatttttttttctggggccatatgaaagaccttgtttacagcacgccagttgaaaacgaagaagaccttgtggcaagagtggttgctgcagcaggtgccattcaagatgatgaaaatgcttttatagcagttcgacggtccatgattgaaaggtgcagactgtgtaatcaagttgaaggacggcattttgagcaattgctgcattagtatcagtgaaccgatttgagtgaaattaatatttttcaatgtaaaataaaatttggaggaaagttattcttgtatatttctgtaataagaacggttttcatgaaattataaaaaaattaatattgatctttaaatggtgaaaagtggtcatgcatgcagtacgaaaaaaattaatttctctgttattcttcgaccaatcttaataaattaggtatcattggaatcgtgaaaaaatttgctaacttttttgtctcttgtaaattttctgtaaaatggacggttttcgagatattcgccatcaaaaatttaaaatggccgccattttgaaaaatttcaacgaaaaaatttttttttattttttatagttgagtctttatagcataaatattcatgccaaatttcagatcaatacaacatttcgttcttgagataaaaatttttaagtgaaaaaaacaaaatggcagctataaggataaccactgagttttggacacttcaaatatgacatttgtagtctcctagcatccaggtacaataccctaaaattctcgacactacttctgaaacactctgtatattaaattctatagtttctaatagatttctttgtaataaatatattttttatcttaggatgcgagattcggcacctgatggaatagatagatcaattcatctagtgaatcagagctacattaaattatcgcaaattacattgtagaaattaatgatcatataaataatgtatgAACAGCCTAGATCTTAGTCTTCTTTGGTTGATGGATCAtttgatatatggattgatttgttattatccaataaaataccttttatactatatttacttgctcaagtatttttaccaaattcttaatttataagaaacccttttgacgagctagctttgattcttatttaatttcgaagcactgagggcgccctatcactatttcattatttttcactcATGTGCCGGAATTTTCTAtaagctgctgatgtcgatccaactcctggtggtcctggattattgtagccggagtcgtctcttccaaggggttataaagttattcaaaaatgacttttgctttatattagcatcacaaagtcttatgaaaaaatttagtaattcaatttaactttaaattattaaaggATACAGTAAGGTATTGCGCTCTATActttttggtgacctctcatggtggtagttggcaggcgagtggggttctcgtttctcattcttacaattttcatttccgatttctaaatttacataaaatttgaatattctgttcctccaccattcaaggctcaaatagaccgtaccaaaATATTAACTTATCACTTGTGTTACATCTcttataatttctttgcctttgggctgtatacaaaatataaactctacaacaataatttacaaattcttatcatttgtagaaatatatacaaatatatttgaactggctcactattgccgcctatcaattgccactatttaattggtgcatgcaaattattacagtattcatgcgcctagtaacctcctacttccttaatacattaaattatttttgttggggtttttaaatatgctttttacacgcaaagtaattttttacagattattagttgtttcgtatattacaataattggcCACGTGAGACgtttagttcctcaagttgcatactgttttgccacaataaatttctgccaaggtgtttggtcagattctacgttgtgtgactcggtcgatcgttaggtcgccgatcagtaaatttttatgcctaacctcaaattttcaatattttatataatattatatagtagcaaaaattatttccattcctcttgggctgttgtacaatttagccaggatgtctgatattatctaatctttaacattatcatctttggcgatattagcctattatttcacaTAGACCTATAAATCTTtcaactagggatttttatttatccatccaaatttaaatatgttacaatatgTAAAGTGTTTAGTTGTAGAGTGCTagtaaatcgataattatccaATCAATCTCACAA comes from the Nilaparvata lugens isolate BPH chromosome 1, ASM1435652v1, whole genome shotgun sequence genome and includes:
- the LOC111045373 gene encoding gastrula zinc finger protein XlCGF57.1-like isoform X5 — translated: MSVPVKREKQEGGFAELQLTTNNIKQELITSEEAPTTAQMATVVVNSSQEPAPECSTAFAPTDNDFSQQHYLIPGYNLIFIKEEDSQDYISEEVDFGAVKSEAEMWPSISGTANATEVGGLDPHLISPVEKCTEPTVADKETKLYSCADCSYKSPWIYDLKRHIRTHTGETPFSCNFCDYKCATSGNLKVHIRSHTDEKPFSCNFCNYKCAQSSVLKIHIRTHTGVKPFSCEFCDFKCSQKSNLKLHIRTHTDEKPFSCNFCDYKCATSGNLKVHIRSHTDEKPFSCNFCDYKCATSDYLKVHIRTHTDEKPFSCNFCDYKCATSAHLKVHISTHTGVKPLSCEFCDYKCSQKSSLKLHLRTHTDEKPFSCNFCDYKYSTSGNLKVHIRSHTRERPLAI
- the LOC111045373 gene encoding gastrula zinc finger protein xLCGF3.1-like isoform X9, giving the protein MSVPVKREKQEGGFAELQLTTNNIKQELITSEEAPTTAQMATVVVNSSQEPAPECSTAFAPTDNDFSQQHYLIPGYNLIFIKEEDSQDYISEEVDFGAVKSEAEMWPSISGTANATEVGGLDPHLISPVEKCTEPTVADKETKLYSCADCSYKSPWIYDLKRHIRTHTGETPFSCNFCDYKCATSGNLKVHIRSHTDEKPFSCNFCNYKCAQSSVLKIHIRTHTGVKPFSCEFCDFKCSQKSNLKLHIRTHTDEKPFSCNFCDYKCATSAHLKVHISTHTGVKPLSCEFCDYKCSQKSSLKLHLRTHTDEKPFSCNFCDYKYSTSGNLKVHIRSHTRERPLAI
- the LOC111045373 gene encoding gastrula zinc finger protein XlCGF57.1-like isoform X3; this translates as MATVVVNSSQEPAPECSTAFAPTDNDFSQQHYLIPGYNLIFIKEEDSQDYISEEVDFGAVKSEAEMWPSISGTANATEVGGLDPHLISPVEKCTEPTVADKETKLYSCADCSYKSPWIYDLKRHIRTHTGETPFSCNFCDYKCATSGNLKVHIRSHTDEKPFSCNFCNYKCAQSSVLKIHIRTHTGVKPFSCEFCDFKCSQKSNLKLHIRTHTDEKPFSCNFCDYKFATSARLKVHIRTHTGEKPFSCKFCDYKCSQKSNLKLHIRTHTDEKPFSCNFCDYKCATSGNLKVHIRSHTDEKPFSCNFCDYKCATSGNLKVHIRSHTDEKPFSCNFCDYKCATSDYLKVHIRTHTDEKPFSCNFCDYKCATSAHLKVHISTHTGVKPLSCEFCDYKCSQKSSLKLHLRTHTDEKPFSCNFCDYKYSTSGNLKVHIRSHTRERPLAI
- the LOC111045373 gene encoding gastrula zinc finger protein XlCGF57.1-like isoform X1: MSVPVKREKQEGGFAELQLTTNNIKQELITSEEAPTTAQMATVVVNSSQEPAPECSTAFAPTDNDFSQQHYLIPGYNLIFIKEEDSQDYISEEVDFGAVKSEAEMWPSISGTANATEVGGLDPHLISPVEKCTEPTVADKETKLYSCADCSYKSPWIYDLKRHIRTHTGETPFSCNFCDYKCATSGNLKVHIRSHTDEKPFSCNFCNYKCAQSSVLKIHIRTHTGVKPFSCEFCDFKCSQKSNLKLHIRTHTDEKPFSCNFCDYKFATSARLKVHIRTHTGEKPFSCKFCDYKCSQKSNLKLHIRTHTDEKPFSCNFCDYKCATSGNLKVHIRSHTDEKPFSCNFCDYKCATSGNLKVHIRSHTDEKPFSCNFCDYKCATSDYLKVHIRTHTDEKPFSCNFCDYKCATSAHLKVHISTHTGVKPLSCEFCDYKCSQKSSLKLHLRTHTDEKPFSCNFCDYKYSTSGNLKVHIRSHTRERPLAI
- the LOC111045373 gene encoding zinc finger protein 239-like isoform X8, yielding MSVPVKREKQEGGFAELQLTTNNIKQELITSEEAPTTAQMATVVVNSSQEPAPECSTAFAPTDNDFSQQHYLIPGYNLIFIKEEDSQDYISEEVDFGAVKSEAEMWPSISGTANATEVGGLDPHLISPVEKCTEPTVADKETKLYSCADCSYKSPWIYDLKRHIRTHTGETPFSCNFCDYKCATSGNLKVHIRSHTDEKPFSCNFCNYKCAQSSVLKIHIRTHTGVKPFSCEFCDFKCSQKSNLKLHIRTHTDEKPFSCNFCDYKFATSARLKVHIRTHTGEKPFSCKFCDYKCSQKSNLKLHIRTHTDEKPFSCNFCDYKCATSGNLKVHIRSHTDEKPFSCNFCDYKCATLGNLKRHIRTHTGEEEKH
- the LOC111045373 gene encoding zinc finger protein 239-like isoform X7, giving the protein MSVPVKREKQEGGFAELQLTTNNIKQELITSEEAPTTAQMATVVVNSSQEPAPECSTAFAPTDNDFSQQHYLIPGYNLIFIKEEDSQDYISEEVDFGAVKSEAEMWPSISGTANATEVGGLDPHLISPVEKCTEPTVADKETKLYSCADCSYKSPWIYDLKRHIRTHTGETPFSCNFCDYKCATSGNLKVHIRSHTDEKPFSCNFCNYKCAQSSVLKIHIRTHTGVKPFSCEFCDFKCSQKSNLKLHIRTHTDEKPFSCNFCDYKFATSARLKVHIRTHTGEKPFSCKFCDYKCSQKSNLKLHIRTHTDEKPFSCNFCDYKCATSGNLKVHIRSHTDEKPFSCNFCDYKCATSGNLKRHIRTHTGEEEKH